A window from Megalobrama amblycephala isolate DHTTF-2021 linkage group LG9, ASM1881202v1, whole genome shotgun sequence encodes these proteins:
- the psmb8a gene encoding proteasome subunit beta type-8 translates to MALLDVSGYKCNSESQFGFKQTHLLDRSNHYSFGTKCQEFAVPVGVDPSKFLKSCSCEDGVSIDLNHGTTTLAFKFRHGVIVAVDSRASAGKYIASKEANKVIEINPYLLGTMSGSAADCQYWERLLAKECRSVSACF, encoded by the exons ATGGCTCTTTTGGATGTAAGTGGATATAAATGTAATTCCGAGTCACAGTTTGGCTTTAAGCAAACGCATCTTCTCGACCGGTCGAATCACTATAGTTTTGGGACCAAATGCCAGGAATTCGCGGTACCTGTCGGAGTTGAC CCCTCTAAGTTTCTGAAATCATGCAGTTGTGAGGACGGCGTTTCCATAGATCTGAATCATGGCACCACAACCCTGGCGTTTAAGTTCCGTCATGGAGTCATTGTGGCTGTTGACTCCAGAGCATCAGCTGGAAAATACATTG CATCAAAAGAGGCCAATAAAGTGATTGAGATCAACCCTTACCTGCTGGGCACCATGTCCGGCAGCGCTGCAGACTGTCAGTACTGGGAGAGACTGCTGGCTAAAGAGTGCAGGTCTGTCTCAGCATGCTTCTGA